In Caldicellulosiruptor morganii, the following proteins share a genomic window:
- the hisA gene encoding 1-(5-phosphoribosyl)-5-[(5-phosphoribosylamino)methylideneamino]imidazole-4-carboxamide isomerase translates to MIIIPAIDIIGGRCVRLSQGDYNKIQEYSSDPVQQAIFFEKEGAKYLHVVDLEGAKAGNPANFEVIRRIKQSTNLTVQCGGGIRDEATISNYLLAGINYIILGSIIFKNPEFVKNALKKYGSERFIASLDFEDGFLKLSGWQESTKISVKEGIVHIKNLGFQRLIYTDIKTDGMLKGHNFEAASYIRRLFDGFLISSGGISSKDDILRLKDIGTDAVIIGKALYTGHISLKEVINI, encoded by the coding sequence ATGATTATAATACCTGCAATAGATATAATTGGTGGTAGATGTGTAAGACTTTCTCAGGGAGACTATAATAAAATACAGGAATATAGCTCAGACCCTGTGCAGCAGGCAATTTTCTTTGAAAAAGAAGGTGCTAAATACCTTCACGTGGTTGACTTGGAAGGAGCAAAGGCAGGCAACCCGGCTAACTTTGAAGTTATAAGGAGGATAAAACAAAGTACAAATTTGACTGTACAATGCGGTGGCGGCATAAGAGATGAAGCGACTATAAGCAATTATCTGCTGGCTGGAATTAATTACATTATTCTGGGTTCCATTATTTTTAAAAACCCTGAATTTGTTAAAAATGCACTTAAAAAATATGGAAGTGAAAGGTTTATAGCTTCACTTGACTTTGAAGATGGATTTTTGAAACTTTCTGGCTGGCAGGAGTCGACAAAAATTTCGGTAAAAGAAGGGATTGTTCATATTAAAAATCTTGGTTTTCAAAGGCTCATATACACCGATATAAAAACAGATGGAATGTTAAAAGGTCATAACTTTGAGGCAGCAAGTTATATTCGAAGGTTATTCGATGGATTTTTGATCTCGTCAGGTGGGATTTCCTCGAAAGATGATATTTTGCGACTAAAGGATATAGGCACAGATGCTGTAATTATTGGCAAGGCTCTTTATACAGGTCATATTAGTCTAAAAGAAGTGATAAATATATAA
- the pstB gene encoding phosphate ABC transporter ATP-binding protein PstB, translated as MVIIETKDLNLYYGDNYALKNVNIKINEKSITALIGPSGCGKSTFLRTLNRMNDLIENVRIEGKVYFENKDIYKDVDVITLRKKIGMVFQKPNPFPMSIYDNVAYGPRIHGIKKKEILDEIVESSLKKAYLWEEVKDRLKKSAFSLSGGQQQRLCIARVLAVEPEVILLDEPTSALDPISTLKIEELLEELKKNYTIVIVTHNMQQAARISDWTGFFLNGELIEYDKTITIFNTPKDKRTEDYITGRFG; from the coding sequence ATGGTAATTATAGAGACAAAGGATTTAAATCTGTACTATGGTGACAATTATGCTCTTAAAAATGTAAACATAAAGATAAATGAGAAGTCCATAACAGCACTCATTGGTCCATCTGGCTGTGGTAAATCTACATTTTTGAGGACACTCAATCGAATGAATGACCTTATTGAGAATGTGAGAATAGAAGGAAAGGTTTATTTTGAAAATAAAGATATTTACAAAGACGTAGATGTCATCACACTCAGGAAAAAGATAGGCATGGTGTTTCAAAAACCAAATCCTTTTCCTATGAGTATATATGACAATGTAGCATATGGTCCGAGAATACATGGGATTAAGAAAAAAGAGATACTTGATGAGATTGTAGAAAGCAGTCTAAAAAAAGCCTATCTTTGGGAAGAGGTGAAAGATAGACTTAAAAAAAGTGCATTTTCTCTCTCAGGAGGTCAACAACAAAGACTTTGCATTGCAAGAGTTTTAGCAGTAGAGCCTGAGGTTATTTTACTTGATGAACCTACATCTGCGCTGGATCCAATTTCAACTTTGAAGATAGAAGAACTTTTGGAGGAGCTCAAGAAGAACTACACCATTGTAATAGTGACACACAACATGCAGCAAGCTGCAAGAATATCTGACTGGACCGGGTTTTTCTTAAATGGCGAACTCATTGAATATGATAAAACTATTACAATCTTCAACACTCCAAAAGACAAGAGAACCGAAGATTACATCACAGGTAGATTTGGATAA
- a CDS encoding DUF47 domain-containing protein has product MWSIIPKENQFFVLLNDAIENAYQSAVLLSQLINNLSNMNKYIVELEKAENRGDDITHQVIELLNKTFITPLDREDLFAIIKEIDNIVDALETVAHRFEIYGVDHIKPEAKILSEMIINCTKELKSVVENLKDLKNTKLIKEKIIEVNRIEDEGDIVYRNVIKKLFSENRDKPIKVIIWKEIFGFLEDTLDACEDVANVIEGVMTKNA; this is encoded by the coding sequence ATGTGGAGTATTATACCAAAAGAAAACCAGTTTTTTGTCCTTCTAAATGATGCAATTGAAAATGCCTATCAGTCAGCAGTGTTATTGAGTCAACTTATTAATAATCTTTCAAATATGAATAAATATATTGTTGAACTTGAAAAAGCTGAGAACAGAGGTGATGATATTACACATCAAGTAATTGAACTTCTCAATAAAACTTTCATTACTCCTCTTGACAGAGAGGACCTGTTCGCAATCATTAAGGAAATAGACAACATTGTGGATGCACTTGAGACTGTTGCTCACAGATTCGAAATATACGGTGTGGACCACATTAAACCGGAAGCGAAAATTTTATCCGAGATGATAATAAACTGTACAAAAGAATTAAAAAGTGTAGTCGAAAATTTGAAAGACTTAAAAAATACCAAACTTATTAAAGAGAAGATTATTGAAGTGAATAGAATTGAGGATGAAGGTGATATTGTTTACAGAAATGTAATAAAAAAACTTTTTTCTGAAAATAGGGACAAGCCCATTAAAGTAATAATCTGGAAAGAAATATTTGGATTTCTTGAAGATACCTTGGATGCTTGTGAAGATGTTGCAAATGTAATAGAAGGGGTTATGACAAAAAATGCATAG
- a CDS encoding QueT transporter family protein — protein MKKMSLQVVARSGIIAALYFILTSFLPAISYGPVQVRVSEALTLLPALMPVSATAGLFVGCFLANLYGMMISVTGIYDVIFGSLATLVAAIITTRIRKKILLPLPTIVVNAVVVSAYIWYYFIDNLKIEWLSHLNPFLRYLFTVISIGTGEAIATYALGLPLFIAIEKQLKGKKLI, from the coding sequence ATGAAAAAAATGAGTCTTCAAGTTGTTGCAAGATCAGGTATTATTGCTGCACTTTATTTTATCTTGACTTCATTTTTGCCGGCGATATCATATGGACCTGTTCAGGTAAGAGTTTCGGAGGCATTGACGCTTTTGCCGGCTTTAATGCCAGTATCTGCAACAGCCGGACTTTTTGTAGGGTGTTTTCTGGCAAACCTGTATGGAATGATGATCAGTGTAACAGGAATATATGATGTAATTTTTGGTTCCTTAGCCACTCTTGTTGCTGCTATAATAACAACCAGAATTAGAAAGAAGATACTTTTGCCTCTGCCAACTATAGTTGTAAATGCAGTGGTAGTTTCAGCTTATATATGGTATTACTTTATTGATAACCTGAAAATAGAGTGGCTGAGCCATTTAAATCCTTTTTTAAGATATCTTTTTACAGTGATATCTATTGGGACTGGTGAGGCAATTGCAACATATGCTTTGGGTCTTCCACTATTTATTGCTATTGAAAAGCAACTGAAAGGTAAAAAACTGATATGA
- a CDS encoding ATP phosphoribosyltransferase regulatory subunit yields MNKKFMDYYQLPAILLEQIRQKTITLFSKFGYQLVETSVFEDYERSKSLDGQNAIKFMDADGSIIALRDEFTPKVAEIAAKRSEKVYPIKYCYFGKAFQFLQYDAGDLREFFQSGIENFHISDNIYIDLEVLILAVESLLQLGFDNFTIDIGEVNFFKGIANDYEIDDTSSEMLCKLVDKKDYIGIENFLIKKGISEKVIDIFRSLTRLYGKKDKIDEAYNFAKNEISKCAIERLKEIYEKMTRLGYEKYISIDFSMVKHLNYYTGIIFSGYLPKMGYSVLNGGRYDNLCERFGKKLYAIGFALGVDRLVNWLIKNSNLKISLYRSAMFYHQGFFEVAVKELLNLEDETYFYSEPVDIQKAEVIAKGLKINEFYYVCEDGIKRFSVEE; encoded by the coding sequence ATGAACAAAAAATTTATGGATTACTATCAATTACCAGCAATTCTCCTGGAACAAATAAGACAAAAGACTATAACCTTGTTTTCAAAGTTTGGATATCAGTTAGTAGAAACTTCTGTTTTTGAAGATTATGAGAGGTCAAAAAGTTTGGATGGACAAAATGCTATAAAATTTATGGATGCCGATGGGAGTATAATAGCATTAAGAGATGAGTTTACACCAAAAGTGGCTGAAATAGCGGCAAAAAGATCCGAGAAAGTTTACCCTATTAAATACTGTTATTTTGGAAAGGCATTTCAGTTTCTGCAATATGATGCAGGAGATTTGAGAGAATTTTTTCAGTCCGGGATAGAGAATTTTCACATATCAGACAACATTTATATAGATTTGGAGGTGTTAATTTTAGCGGTTGAGAGCCTTCTGCAACTTGGATTTGATAATTTTACAATTGATATAGGTGAAGTAAACTTTTTCAAAGGAATAGCAAATGATTATGAAATAGATGATACTTCATCTGAAATGTTGTGTAAATTAGTGGATAAAAAAGATTATATTGGGATAGAGAATTTCCTTATCAAAAAAGGCATCTCGGAAAAGGTTATAGATATTTTTAGAAGTCTTACCAGACTGTATGGGAAAAAAGATAAAATAGATGAAGCTTATAATTTTGCTAAAAATGAGATATCAAAATGTGCGATAGAAAGATTAAAAGAAATATATGAAAAAATGACCAGGTTGGGATATGAAAAATACATTTCTATAGATTTTAGCATGGTAAAACACTTGAATTACTATACTGGTATAATATTTTCTGGTTACCTTCCCAAGATGGGGTATTCGGTACTCAATGGAGGAAGATATGATAACTTATGTGAAAGATTTGGGAAAAAACTCTATGCCATTGGCTTTGCTCTCGGGGTTGACAGGTTGGTAAACTGGCTTATAAAAAACTCAAATTTAAAAATAAGCTTATACAGGTCTGCAATGTTTTATCATCAAGGTTTTTTTGAAGTGGCAGTAAAAGAACTTTTAAATCTTGAGGATGAAACTTACTTTTACAGTGAGCCGGTGGACATTCAAAAAGCTGAGGTTATTGCCAAAGGGCTCAAAATAAATGAATTTTATTATGTCTGTGAAGACGGAATAAAGAGATTCTCGGTGGAGGAATAG
- the hisD gene encoding histidinol dehydrogenase yields the protein MRIIEEKIELEKYLRSIAFTDYREIEEIEEKVKKIITDVIFRKDEAILEYTRLFDCKEIEFVDLTVKEDEIERAYLECQEEEPEFIEALKIAYENIYQYHLRQKEETWLYVKGDTILGQIIRPLEKVGIYVPGGNGSYPSTVLMNSIPAKIAGVKEIIMVTPPDKHKKINKYTLAAAKICGINKIFKVGGAQAIAALAIGTQLIPRVDKIVGPGNIYVAIAKKVLFGVVDIDSVAGPSEVLVIADSSANPKYVAADLLSQAEHDTRAKSILITTSKELAFEVVENINEMLKTNPNPIAFQSIEKNGVVIIVEDLEEAASISNIICPEHLELCCKNPEELIFKIKNAGAIFVGEFSPEPIGDYIAGPNHVLPTSGTARFFSPLGVYDFVKRVSVIKYSKDQFFKDAPLAIEVAQKEGFSFHANSLKVRLEDVQK from the coding sequence GTGAGAATAATAGAAGAAAAAATAGAACTTGAAAAATACTTAAGGAGTATTGCTTTTACTGATTATAGAGAAATTGAGGAAATAGAAGAAAAAGTAAAAAAAATAATTACAGATGTGATTTTTAGAAAAGACGAAGCCATTTTAGAGTATACAAGACTTTTTGACTGTAAGGAGATAGAGTTTGTAGATTTAACTGTTAAAGAGGATGAGATTGAACGAGCTTATCTTGAATGTCAAGAGGAAGAACCAGAGTTTATAGAAGCATTGAAAATAGCTTATGAGAACATCTATCAGTACCATTTAAGACAGAAAGAAGAAACCTGGCTTTATGTAAAAGGTGATACTATCTTGGGGCAGATAATAAGACCTTTAGAGAAAGTTGGGATATATGTACCCGGTGGAAATGGTTCATATCCTTCAACCGTTTTGATGAATTCTATTCCTGCCAAAATAGCAGGTGTGAAAGAAATAATTATGGTAACCCCTCCGGATAAACATAAAAAAATAAATAAATACACCCTGGCAGCAGCAAAAATATGCGGTATAAATAAGATTTTTAAAGTTGGAGGAGCTCAAGCAATTGCAGCACTGGCAATAGGTACACAGCTTATCCCCAGGGTAGACAAGATTGTTGGACCGGGGAACATTTATGTGGCAATTGCCAAAAAAGTCCTTTTTGGAGTTGTAGATATTGATTCAGTTGCAGGTCCGAGCGAGGTTTTGGTTATTGCTGATAGCTCTGCAAATCCAAAGTATGTTGCAGCAGATTTATTGTCTCAGGCAGAGCATGACACAAGGGCAAAAAGTATTTTAATTACAACCTCTAAAGAGCTTGCTTTTGAGGTAGTTGAAAATATAAATGAAATGTTAAAAACAAATCCAAATCCGATAGCTTTTCAATCTATTGAAAAAAATGGTGTAGTAATAATAGTTGAGGATTTAGAAGAAGCAGCAAGCATTTCGAATATTATTTGCCCTGAACATTTGGAGCTTTGCTGTAAAAATCCTGAGGAGTTAATCTTTAAAATAAAAAATGCAGGCGCAATTTTTGTAGGAGAATTTTCACCTGAGCCAATTGGTGATTATATTGCTGGTCCAAATCATGTTTTGCCTACGTCTGGTACAGCACGATTTTTCTCACCTCTTGGCGTCTATGATTTTGTAAAAAGAGTTAGTGTAATAAAATATTCAAAAGATCAATTTTTCAAAGATGCTCCACTTGCAATTGAAGTGGCTCAAAAAGAAGGATTTTCGTTTCATGCAAATTCTTTGAAAGTGAGGTTGGAAGATGTTCAGAAGTAA
- the hisH gene encoding imidazole glycerol phosphate synthase subunit HisH, with protein sequence MKRICIIDYGMGNLRSVGKAFEYLGFAPIITSNKEEIERYDAIVLPGVGAFDVAYKNLEKLGLIEVLKKRLNEVIFLGICLGYQLLYDFSEEGNCEGLKVLRGDVRKFPQKQNIKIPHMGWNKIKVRGTSRLLKGLDGQYVYFVHSFYVDNKNKEIVSSTCEHGIEFDSSIEMGNIFATQFHPEKSGEVGLEILKNFGGLI encoded by the coding sequence TTGAAAAGGATATGTATAATAGACTATGGAATGGGTAACCTGAGAAGTGTAGGGAAAGCATTTGAGTATCTGGGATTTGCTCCTATTATTACATCAAACAAAGAGGAAATTGAAAGGTATGATGCAATAGTTTTGCCAGGAGTTGGTGCTTTTGATGTGGCTTACAAGAATCTTGAAAAGTTGGGTTTAATTGAAGTTTTAAAAAAAAGATTAAATGAGGTAATTTTTCTTGGCATATGTTTGGGATATCAATTGCTTTATGACTTTAGTGAAGAGGGGAATTGTGAGGGGCTAAAAGTATTAAGAGGAGATGTAAGAAAGTTTCCACAAAAGCAAAATATCAAAATTCCTCATATGGGATGGAATAAAATAAAAGTGAGGGGGACATCCAGGCTCTTGAAAGGCCTGGATGGGCAATATGTTTATTTTGTTCACTCATTCTATGTTGATAACAAAAACAAGGAGATTGTTTCATCTACGTGTGAACATGGAATAGAATTCGACTCTTCTATAGAAATGGGAAATATTTTTGCAACCCAGTTTCATCCAGAAAAAAGTGGTGAAGTGGGACTTGAAATTTTAAAAAATTTTGGGGGATTGATATGA
- the hisG gene encoding ATP phosphoribosyltransferase, producing MITVALPKGRLAQEAARLFINSSLTTIDIIQETRKLIIEDESSNIRFLMVKPFDVPTYVEYGIADMGIVGKDVLLEQGKKVYELLDLGIGKCFIALAGPKGMKEELLNKSEKTIATKFPNITKEYFENVLGEDVQIIKLNGSVELAPILGLSDMIVDIVESGRTLRENGLEVYEKLYDVSARLIINRASLKLKNKIEVIVNHLERMVMQ from the coding sequence ATGATAACAGTAGCACTGCCTAAGGGAAGATTGGCACAGGAGGCAGCAAGACTTTTTATAAATTCTTCTCTTACAACTATCGATATTATACAGGAGACAAGAAAGCTTATAATCGAAGATGAAAGTAGCAATATCCGTTTTTTGATGGTGAAACCTTTTGATGTTCCGACATATGTGGAGTATGGCATTGCTGACATGGGGATTGTAGGCAAGGATGTTTTACTTGAGCAAGGGAAAAAAGTTTATGAGCTTTTGGACTTGGGTATAGGAAAATGTTTTATTGCATTGGCAGGTCCCAAAGGTATGAAAGAAGAACTTTTGAACAAATCGGAAAAGACCATAGCGACAAAGTTTCCGAATATAACAAAAGAATATTTTGAAAATGTACTTGGTGAGGATGTTCAAATAATAAAACTAAATGGTTCGGTTGAGCTTGCACCTATTTTGGGACTCTCTGATATGATAGTTGATATTGTTGAAAGCGGAAGAACTCTTAGAGAAAATGGGCTGGAGGTATATGAAAAGTTATATGATGTAAGTGCACGTTTGATTATAAACAGAGCAAGTTTGAAACTTAAAAATAAAATAGAAGTAATTGTAAACCATTTGGAAAGGATGGTCATGCAGTGA
- the hisIE gene encoding bifunctional phosphoribosyl-AMP cyclohydrolase/phosphoribosyl-ATP diphosphatase HisIE, translated as MLDLSLIKFDQNGLIPVVVQDIRTNEVLMLAYMNQESIKLTLETGYMHYFSRSRNKIWKKGETSGNFQKVRSLYVDCDGDAILAIVEQTGVACHTGNKSCFFTNFFGQDKKSEVDILFRLIETINDRKRNKIEGSYTCYLFEKGLDKILKKVGEEATEVVIGAKNESKQEIIYEISDLVYHLSVLLSYFDLDWTEIFKSLEERRK; from the coding sequence ATGTTGGATCTATCGTTAATCAAGTTTGACCAAAACGGGCTTATTCCAGTTGTTGTTCAGGATATTAGAACAAACGAGGTTTTGATGTTGGCATACATGAATCAAGAAAGCATAAAACTTACACTTGAAACTGGATATATGCATTATTTTAGTAGAAGTAGAAACAAGATATGGAAAAAGGGAGAGACATCAGGGAATTTCCAGAAGGTAAGATCATTGTATGTTGATTGCGACGGGGATGCCATATTAGCAATTGTTGAACAAACAGGGGTTGCGTGCCATACGGGCAATAAAAGCTGCTTCTTTACAAATTTTTTTGGTCAGGATAAAAAAAGCGAGGTTGATATTCTTTTTAGACTAATTGAGACAATAAATGATAGAAAGAGAAATAAAATAGAAGGATCATATACATGTTATTTGTTTGAAAAAGGTCTTGACAAGATACTCAAGAAAGTAGGAGAAGAGGCTACTGAGGTTGTAATTGGTGCAAAAAATGAATCAAAACAAGAAATAATATATGAAATAAGTGATCTTGTTTATCACTTGAGCGTTCTGCTTTCATATTTTGATTTAGATTGGACAGAGATATTCAAGAGTTTAGAAGAAAGAAGAAAATAA
- the hisB gene encoding imidazoleglycerol-phosphate dehydratase HisB, which yields MNVRIAEVQRKTKETEIKIVLNIDGQGDYKISTGIGFFDHMLQLFSHHGKFDVQLEAKGDLYIDDHHTIEDVGIVLGQAFLKALSDKKGIKRYSHTILPMDEALVMVAIDISGRSYLAFDVDFKLPKLGEMTSQMVVEFFRAFVSSAKVTLHIKKISGENDHHICEAIFKAFGRVLKDACTVVDDKIPSSKGVL from the coding sequence ATGAATGTGCGTATTGCTGAGGTCCAGAGAAAAACTAAGGAAACCGAAATCAAAATAGTCCTGAACATAGACGGACAAGGGGATTACAAAATCTCAACAGGGATAGGTTTTTTTGATCACATGCTTCAGCTATTTTCACATCATGGTAAATTTGATGTTCAGCTTGAGGCAAAAGGAGATCTTTACATCGACGACCATCATACTATTGAGGATGTTGGAATAGTTTTAGGTCAGGCATTTTTGAAAGCTCTATCCGACAAAAAGGGTATAAAGAGGTATTCCCATACAATTTTGCCTATGGATGAGGCACTTGTGATGGTTGCAATTGATATATCTGGTAGGTCTTATTTAGCTTTTGATGTTGATTTTAAACTCCCAAAACTCGGAGAAATGACTTCTCAGATGGTGGTAGAGTTTTTCAGGGCGTTTGTTTCTTCTGCCAAAGTTACTCTTCATATAAAGAAAATATCAGGTGAAAATGACCATCATATCTGTGAAGCTATTTTTAAAGCTTTTGGCAGGGTTTTGAAAGATGCATGTACTGTTGTGGATGATAAAATACCATCATCAAAAGGAGTGCTGTGA
- the hisC gene encoding histidinol-phosphate transaminase, with product MFRSKLQFFTNYSTPVFEYTVKADANENLLDYPEDLQILIADILNKSVKDLCFYPEINSQPLKQELAKFYNLKEENFIIGNGSDQIIQIIIQAACDKDDFIFTLYPSFAMYKITADLFDVNHSFIDITQNWEIDVEETVKKIGKNERIKVIFIDTPNNPTGIALDYEKLKMIVKSFPEKLVVIDNAYGEYCDIDYLSLVLQNENVIILKTFSKIGFAGIRCGYAIGNERIIENLHKVKPPYNVNILSQQIAISLLKNFDRLKDNIDTVKNERLRMANALKSFYFVLPSQANFISIVDDEVDYIFDYLKDKKILVKKFDTGFKKLLRITLGKPVDNDIILENLINYKRGKQI from the coding sequence ATGTTCAGAAGTAAACTCCAATTTTTCACAAACTATTCAACACCCGTTTTTGAGTATACTGTCAAGGCTGATGCAAATGAAAACCTTTTGGACTATCCTGAGGATCTACAGATTCTCATTGCTGACATTTTGAACAAGAGTGTGAAAGACTTATGTTTTTATCCCGAGATAAATTCTCAACCTTTAAAACAGGAGCTTGCAAAGTTTTATAACCTCAAAGAGGAAAACTTTATAATAGGAAATGGTTCGGATCAGATTATCCAGATCATTATCCAGGCTGCTTGTGATAAGGATGATTTTATCTTTACGCTCTATCCATCATTTGCTATGTATAAGATTACAGCAGATCTATTTGATGTAAATCACAGTTTTATAGACATTACTCAAAACTGGGAAATTGACGTTGAAGAGACTGTTAAAAAAATAGGGAAAAATGAAAGGATTAAAGTCATTTTTATTGATACACCGAACAATCCCACTGGTATTGCGTTAGATTATGAAAAGCTCAAGATGATTGTCAAATCATTCCCGGAGAAATTGGTTGTAATTGACAATGCATACGGTGAATATTGTGATATTGATTATCTGAGTTTAGTTCTTCAGAATGAAAATGTGATAATATTAAAAACTTTTTCTAAAATAGGATTTGCAGGAATAAGATGTGGATATGCAATTGGAAATGAAAGGATTATAGAAAATTTACACAAGGTAAAACCCCCCTATAATGTGAATATACTTTCACAGCAGATTGCGATAAGTTTATTGAAAAATTTTGATAGATTAAAAGATAATATTGACACTGTAAAAAATGAAAGATTGAGAATGGCAAATGCATTGAAAAGTTTTTACTTTGTTTTACCTTCTCAGGCAAATTTTATATCAATAGTGGATGATGAGGTGGATTATATCTTTGATTATCTGAAAGATAAGAAAATTTTAGTCAAAAAATTTGATACGGGCTTTAAAAAACTTTTAAGGATTACGTTGGGTAAGCCTGTGGACAATGATATAATATTAGAAAATCTAATCAACTACAAAAGGGGTAAACAAATATGA
- the hisF gene encoding imidazole glycerol phosphate synthase subunit HisF: MVAKRIIPCLDVDRGRVVKGINFLNLVDAGDPVECAQKYNQLGADELVFLDITASYEERNIMLEVVKKVAERVFIPFTVGGGIRDIEDIRNLLLAGADKVSINSAAVKNPDLIEKSAKIFGSQCIVVAIDAKKHRDGFHVYINGGRVDTGLDAIKWAKEVEKRGAGEILLTSMDRDGTKAGYDLELTRAVCSEVNIPVIASGGAGNYDHFLEVFKVGADAALAASVFHFGEILIGDLKQFLKNHNIEVRT, encoded by the coding sequence ATGGTTGCCAAAAGAATTATCCCATGTCTTGATGTTGACAGGGGAAGAGTGGTAAAAGGTATAAACTTTTTAAACCTTGTTGATGCAGGTGACCCTGTTGAATGTGCTCAAAAATATAATCAGCTCGGTGCAGATGAGCTTGTATTTTTAGATATTACTGCCTCATATGAAGAGAGAAATATAATGCTTGAAGTTGTGAAGAAGGTTGCTGAGAGGGTATTCATTCCCTTTACAGTAGGTGGTGGTATAAGAGACATAGAGGATATACGAAATCTGCTGCTTGCCGGAGCTGATAAAGTATCAATAAATTCAGCAGCGGTAAAGAATCCTGATTTGATAGAAAAATCTGCTAAAATTTTTGGTTCTCAATGTATCGTTGTTGCAATAGATGCAAAGAAACACAGAGATGGCTTTCACGTATATATAAACGGTGGTAGGGTTGATACAGGACTTGATGCCATAAAGTGGGCAAAAGAGGTTGAAAAAAGAGGAGCAGGTGAGATACTTTTGACCTCAATGGACAGAGATGGTACAAAAGCTGGTTATGATTTAGAATTAACCCGGGCTGTATGTTCTGAGGTCAATATTCCTGTAATTGCATCAGGCGGTGCTGGTAATTATGATCATTTCCTGGAAGTTTTTAAGGTAGGTGCTGATGCAGCATTGGCTGCCTCGGTTTTTCATTTTGGTGAAATTTTGATTGGTGATTTAAAGCAGTTTTTGAAAAATCATAATATTGAGGTGAGAACATAA
- the phoU gene encoding phosphate signaling complex protein PhoU, producing the protein MTRPTFENELKEIHLDILKMGAMAEEAIDKAIYALKTKDIDLAQKIIENDDKIDALTEEIEKKCAIVIATQQPLASDLRLIISAMRIATDIERIADHAEDISQITIKLASEAYIKPLVDIPRMAEITRSMLKDALDSYVNSDVELAKSVVKKDDVVDQMYQNLIDELEQIMKTNSDAVPQCIQFLLVIKYLERIADHSTNIAEWVVYKITGMHKHDWETK; encoded by the coding sequence ATGACAAGACCTACTTTTGAAAATGAGCTAAAAGAAATACACCTGGACATACTAAAAATGGGGGCAATGGCAGAAGAAGCAATTGACAAGGCAATTTATGCGCTAAAAACCAAGGATATAGATCTTGCTCAAAAGATTATTGAAAATGATGACAAGATAGATGCTCTTACCGAGGAAATAGAGAAAAAGTGTGCTATTGTAATTGCTACCCAGCAGCCTCTTGCAAGCGATCTTAGACTTATCATCTCTGCAATGAGGATTGCCACCGATATTGAAAGAATTGCAGACCATGCGGAGGATATTTCACAGATAACAATTAAGCTTGCAAGTGAGGCATATATAAAACCTCTTGTTGACATTCCCAGAATGGCAGAAATAACCCGATCAATGCTAAAAGATGCCCTTGACTCTTATGTGAATTCTGATGTAGAACTTGCCAAATCTGTTGTAAAAAAGGATGACGTAGTTGACCAGATGTATCAAAACCTGATAGATGAATTAGAACAGATAATGAAGACAAATTCAGATGCTGTGCCACAGTGTATACAATTTTTGCTTGTTATAAAATATCTGGAAAGAATAGCAGATCACTCTACAAATATTGCTGAATGGGTTGTTTATAAAATAACAGGAATGCACAAACATGATTGGGAGACAAAATAG